gacctttcaggtcggtagtcccagacttaTGACGGTCAGGCCTCAGATTATTCTCTTCTCTCCttgctccacgggtattcgggagttgagggatcgATTCGGATCCTCAGTCGGTTGGCAGCACTTTgtgatcaggtatgataaaggttcTATCCCTTTATATTGCTACAGGTTTCGCTGATATGGGCTTCCAGGCTTATCCTCTCCCATTCGGGGTTGAGCTATTACCACCGGTCTCGGATCAGAGTATTACCCCCGGTCTTGGATCAGAGTATCActaacgatctctcggtcagGCGATCAGACTAATTCCCATTGTCTTCCAGACTAATCCCTGGTCGGCCTTTCAGACAAATTCCTTGTCGGGCTTATAaatcaagtcctggtcagaccttcagatcaattcctggtcaggcctccaaacTGCTTCTTTGTCAGGCCCTCATATTGTTTCTAggtcagaccttcagatcaaGGCTGGGTCAGACCTCCAAATTGCTTCTTTGTCAGGTCTGTAGATTGTTTCTGGGTCAAGTCTCTAGATCGAGTATTGGTTAGGCCTCCAGAGCACCTCCCGGTCAGGGTCCTTGACTCTCGCCCcggtacgagttataagtgaactatgctctcacgcctccagactctcgccccagtgcgagttataagtgagttctgctctcacacccaacgacctttcggtcggCACTCATTGCTCTGCTCGCAGCTTTGCCTGACACTCACTGCACTCGCTCTgctcacttgccgctctgcccggcacccATTATACTCACTCTGCTCGCTGCTCTACACGACACTCGGCTCCCACGTTCCGCTCATCGCTGTTGCTCCGTCGGCATTCATCGCTTCACTcgtcgctctgctcggcacttatCATTCGCGTGTCACTGTTGCCTGGTCGGCGCTCTGCTCGACGCTTATTACTTGCGTTTCACTGTTGCTCGATCGGCATGCATCGCTTTACTCGCCGCTCTGTCCGGCACTCAGCTCTCACGTTCCGATCACTGCGGTTGCTCGGTCGGCATTCATCGCTTCACTcgtcgctctgctcggcacttatCATTCGCGTATCGCTGTTGCCTGGTCGGCGCTAATTACTCACGTTTCACTGTTGCTCGAGCGGCATGCATCGCTTTACTTGCCGCTCTGCCTAATCCTCGCCATTCACATTTCGCTCATTGCTGTGCTCGGCCGTTTGCTCGATCACTCGCTGGTACCACTCAGCTAATCGCTTTATGCTGACTGGCCTATCGCTTAAGTGCTCGCTTGATCGGCATTCGCTCGGCAGCTCGCTCATATCGCTCGGCTACTCGCTCGATATGTCTTTTGTCTCTCGACCAGTGCTTATTCCTTTCATTGCTCTATCGGGTACTCGTCGTCTCCAGTTACTCGTTCGACGTTATATGACCGACCCGCGATATGACTCTGTGTTCAGTGgtgattctttattttagttggatgggtctagtcagtcggacttgcgcctccttcgactagacttgagggggaggcttgtgatacggttgggGTTGAGGGGCATAGAGGAAGTTAAAGGAAAGAAGAGGGACAAAGTGGTCTTTTCATTGGGGAGGGTTTTAAGGTGGGAGGAGGTTACTGTGGAGGGGGGGTTGGTTTTTCGTGGAAGGATTCTGCCGCCTCCAGCCGAACCGGATCTTCTCCTTCCTCACAGGCACTTCGCCGGCGCCGACGCCGACGCCGGACACCGGCCTCTGACCGCTCCCCTCCTCATCACCGGCACTCCCCTACTCTCCTCCTCCTCACTGCTCCGCCACCGGACCAACCAACCGACGCCGCTCCACTATTTCTCCTCTCCGCGCCGTCACCGACCTTCCTCCTTCGCCGCTACCTTCGAACGCCGACCACTGCTCTCTCTCGCTGCCAGCTTCGAGCAACACCAGTGACTACTGCCTCTCCTCTTTTTCCTCCTCGCGATGCCACCGCCGACCACTGCTCCCTCGCCTTCTCTCTCGCTCTCAAGTCTCTCCCCTCCCCTTCGCACCTCAACCCACAGGATTGACTCGCCGGAGCAGGAGCAGCAGCGGAGccgcccctctctctctctccttcctCTCGTCGACAGCATTCCCGCCTCCTCTCCTCCCGCCGGAGTCACCCGCGAGCAGTCCCTCTTTCTCCCGCTCGACGCACCAgcaacctcctcttcctctctcccgcAACCAACACTGCTGCCGGTCATATGTTCTCCTAGCGACGCCAGCCGCAGCCCCTCTGCTGCTTCCTCTCCTACGCGCGCAGTTGGCCGTCGTCGGCACAGCGTTGCCGCTGCAGACTCGTCCATTTCGCAGCCCCCTATGCTGCTGGTCGGCGCCATCCACAGCCGGCCAGCACTGTCTCCGGCGGTTGGTGATGTCCTCCGAGCCGTCTTCATCAGTGCGTGTctatctgatccatacggtccaGCATTCCACGCAGTTCCTTTCGTTCAGATTGTCTCCGGCCTTCGTGTCGTTACTGTGTTTAGGTCTTCGCGCCTATCTGCCTTGTGTCTCATGCTCCAGTTTATGTGTTGATCTTGTTTGTGTGTCGTGTCTCGGCTTGCGTGTCGATTTCATGTCTCGGCCTACGTGCCGCTATCGTGTCCGGGCTTACGAGTCAACCGCGTGTCCCGGTTCATGTGCTGATTTAGTGTTCCGGTCTGCGTGCCGGTCTTGTTTCTCGGCCTGCGCGCCGAGCCTGTGtcccggcctgtgtgccgatTTCTTTTCCTGACCTGCGTGCCGACCCAGTGTCCTGGTCTGTGTGCTGATCTCGTGTCTCGGCCTACGTGCCGATCCAGTGTACTCGTCTGTGTGCTTGTCttgtatcccggcctgcgtgccgacccagTGCCCTGGTCTGTGGGCTGATCCCGTGTCCCGGCCTGCGAGCCGGTGTCTAATCTCGATCTACAGGTCGTCTTTCGAGCCCGTGCCGCGTTCAGCTcttcgtcgtcagatccagctctccagccTGATCGGAGTCATTtgctcttccgggtcgcgacaactcaagccgcgtcccatccgagggcgcccccctgggccagggtacgtttttcGTACACACCCgtttatttatttcattattatattattagccgggtactcatatattcgttggatctgcctcgagcatcgaggtaccgaGGGCCGGGCCAACCCGGTCACCGACTGCAGAtagtgttgaccagaggacttttgaagacttggtcaacacgagAGCAATCTCAGCACActccccctccgggacgtcgcgactccagtcaacattctcgccacctcccccgacggtccgtctgactcagcttccggacgggataaTCTGGCATCATACCTTAACGTTGCATATTCCTGACAAGATAGTAAAAGTTTCCATCGTATGATTCGTCTATTGACCATGCATTGTGTGAGCGATACTATCTCCCAGAAGGATATTAAGAGATACATCAATAATCTCTCTGCTCTCCCgagtgggatagccgctcggttGGAAACTCCTCCACCCGGTCGAACTCGGCTGCTCTTCCCTATACGATGACTCAACTCGGTAGCTTGTTTCCGTCAGACCGGACTAACGCTTCCGTCGTCCCAATATTTCTCTGCTCCGTGATGAGCATATGATGATCTTGATTGTATAGACATTTTGTTTGGACTAACCCTTTGCCAGTTGGGCAGTTCATGGCCAATCGACCACTGCAAGAGAGCTCagctaccccccccccccttggcGAGTCTATTGATTCTCTAGCGTTGACCTTCTTAACTTTGATTTCTATATCGAGTGCTATCTTCATCCTTTTAACTTTGATTTCTATATCGAGTGCTATCTTCATCCTTTAATCCGTACTTAGTGGACTCTCCTTATCGTCGTATCGCCAATGAAAATTAAGTGGATTGATTGCACGTAGCTTTGGTAAAAACATGCAGCAGATTGAGCTCAATGAACTTAATTGTGTTTGATTGTTTGGTGATGTAGATTAAGGAGGTTGAAGAGCTAGAGACATAATAATTTAAAGAGTTTACAAAAGAGAACTTAATCTTGGGGATTTTATCTTTGTGCAAAAAATCAAAATTATGCTGATTGCAAACAAAGCGGAAGTGGAACTCTCCAAAGTTCGGTCCATTGGATAATCAATCTTAGTCAACTATGGAGTTAGCTGAATATAATATTGGCATCAGACAAATAGCGAAGAATTAAAAAGAAGAGAAATTGAttgtttacaattttttttttaaaaaaatagaggaTGTTGTCAAATAATTAGTATTTATATAGACTCTAAATGTtaagattataaaagaaaaaaaaattaatatataaaccTCAATTTCTATTTGGTAAAGAAAAAAATtctattagaaaataaaaattcataacataaaaaaattatcaaaacatGACACTTATGTAGAAATactaaaaagatttaaaaaatactcaaaatattataaaaataggaATTACTAAAAATAGCAAAAATCTTGGAGGCTCCAATAAAAatctaaataatattttttgagcCCAAAACTTGACAGTTATGAGTTTCTTGTAATAAACGTAAATCATTAAATTTTTTACATGTATGCACTGACACACGTTGAATCCAATTCTTGAGTCAAAAATTATAATTCTCTGAAATTAAAAGGATCATATTGAATTGGTCCTTCatcaaatatttaatatttacaaTAAACTACTTACTATAATTCAAGTAGATTGGGAACTTGAATACTCAACTTTAAAATATTGTTGATGTTGATCCTTCATTCAGTAGGATTAGGATGAAAACCTTACAAGTTACATCCAATATAATACTCTTTGATGACTGATCTCCAGTATTATTAAATAGTTGTGATTGATAATATGGGAAGATAAAGTCTAAACTAAAGTGCAATGAAAACAccagatttttaaaatataggtTGGAACTTATAGTGAGACTCATAATTGAATTCCAAAAGATAAATTGAAGCAGAATCTTGCACCGTACAACGTGTAGCGATGGAGGAACCTCTAGAGCAATATCACAATGATCATgaaagtaatatatatatatatatatatatatatatatatatggacagatatttatataagtatttattttaataaattttgaaattaatttttagccGATATAAAATATTGTATTAAGTGTCTAACCTCCCTTTTATAAAGGAtcctttataatttatatatttatgaaATTGATGATACTTAACCGTTTAAAATAAACTATATCACTTCATATTTTAACGAAAGTAATATATATCTCATGAACTTATTGGTTTACCCTGGATCTTTATTTCAAAAAAGTAGATCCGTTACTTTAGCGGTCCCCTTAGTGCCGgctccacggatatggagggaggttcatgtaggtacacaggccataggcgcatggcgggataAATCCcaagtcgtcagttcctgagaatcgacccttgGCCATTACGTCGAAGATATCATGTGTCCACCATCTACGTTACGTCCTGGGAACACTCTGGATCTTTATTTCAAAGATCTGATTAGTAGTGTTAtgctaaatttaattaatattttaattattagttGGGTTTTgagttattaatatttttttaatataataatgatTTGCCAAAATAAATGAACTAATATAACTTGCCCCGATTGGAAAGTACTCCACCCATACGCTTTGGGCTCTTGATATTTATAGaatgtaacaaaaaaaaaaaatagaataaaattaaGATTATTAAATTATAAAGAAAAGATCCCATTATTTTGAGGAGGAGGGTCTTCGTGGAAATCGATTTACCTTTTTAAAGAAATCGATTAACAGATTTTATCGGGAACTCTTTGATTAatcttaaaatttgaaaaaatttaaagttaatttagaggATTAAGTAGGgtgaataaaaatttaattaaatataactaagagttaaaaaatttaactcaattattttagaattttgattttcgaaaaaattaatttatattttattaatccAGTTGGTTGATTTTTATTaagaaattagattttttttttttattaatagaatCTCGAGTCCTATGACCAAGCCGACAATATATTTGGATCTCCAAAATTCAGCAATAAATTCTAGACAGAATCTTGTTGCACGCCTAAATTTGTTGCCATTGCCATTGCCATTGCCATTGCCATTGCCACGGAGATCGAGGTGTTCAATGGAGGTGGAGGCGATCGAGCGCCTTCTTGGCGGTTACAAGTTCAAGGACCGCTTGCTTCTGGAGGAGGCCTTCACCCACTCCTCCGTCGAGGGCCAGCCCTCGTACCAGCGTCTCGAGTTCGTCGGCGACGCCGCCCTCGGCCTCGCCGTCACCAATTTCGTCTTCCTCACCAACCCCACCCTCGGCCCTGGGCACCTAACGCTCCTCCGCTCCGCCAACATCTCCACCGAGAAGCTCGCCCGCGCCGCCGTCCGCCACGGCCTCTATAGCTTCCTCCGCCACAACTCCACGACCCTCGACCACGTGGTCCGTGAACGAACCCTCTGTTTCTCGGCTTTCCTTTTGGTGACGGCGCTAACCCTAATTTACTTCGTCTCCGATCAGGTGGGGGAGTTCACGGCGATGGTGATGAAGGAAGCGCCGGAGGACGCGGGGAGGTTGCAGCACGGAGGCTACATCAAGGCCCCCAAAGTGCTCGCCGACATCGTCGAGTCCTTCGCCGCCGCCGTCTACATCGACTGCCATTACAACCTCGAGACCTTCTGGAAGGTAATTAAGTAAAATCTCGAACTTGCTTCTCTCCCCTAATTCTTTTCTGCTGACGGCTTCAAAATCCAAACTCGGAAACCAGATTTTCCGGGGGTTGCTGGAACCCGTCATCACCGAGGAGACCGTGGAGGAGCAGCCGGTGGCCGCCCTCTACATGCTCTGCCAAAAGCACGGCCGAAGGCTCGACCTCAAGAACCAGACAGAGGGCTCTCTGTGCTTTGTCTCTGTTCTCGTGGACGAACAGCTCGTCTGCACGGCGTACTCGCAGAAGAAAGCAACGGCCAGGATCAACGCTGCGCGGAAGGCGCTGCCACTGTTGCCGGCTGTAGCCACCGGCGATGAAGCTGCAGGGAAGAAAGACGACAGTAGTTTATGTGACAAGAATCATTGGGCGTACCCTGCAAATAGGTCAGTAATCTATCTAACAACTGCCTGAAACCTGCAGAATTCAATCTTTCTTAGGCGAGTAGTGATCTAACGATCTAGCAACTGCCATGAGACCTGCAGGATCGTGAAGGGGGAGAGCCCTGCACATAAGAAAGAATACGTATGCTGTGTTCAGCTTGAGATAGACGATAACGTCCTTGTTAGCCTTGGGGGTCCTAAGCCGGGAGTGAAGGATTCAGACAAGTCAGCGACAATGAAGATGCTATCTGATCGGTTAATCGAGGGAGAAGAATTAAGAGGATCATGAGGGTTCTTCCAGCTGCGACGaaccatacatacatacatatattCAGGGCTTTTGTAGGGTTTCTTCAGGGTTTTATAGGTCGACATGCAGAATAAGCGAGATAGGTATTTCAGTATAGTAACTTTAGGTGTTGATAAATGtataaatttattgaaaaaaattaatgaattagagaattttgttttagtattgaAACATAATTTTGTGAATATGTATAGATGAGAGGTTCATGCTTGCGTGTGGGTTATATCTCAAGAATTAGAGAATCTCATATGGTAATACTTCATGTCTCAATCATCACACTACTCTGATTAGCATCATATTGTCTTAATTTTCTATCATAAAAAACTGTTAAAGATATTACCATACGGGTTGAAATCATCTAACCACAGCGCTAAAAATTTCTTCATAATCTTCactatatttttgaaaaaaccgtTAAGCAACCAACCAACTTTGCTTTATTTCGGTCAATGTTGCCATCAATTTTCCCTCTTGATTTTGTACACCCATTTCCAAGAAATAGATTATACATTTGGAGGTTAGAAATAAGACTCCTAGTTTGATTTCTGTTAAGAGCATCTATTCCAGCATCCATAGCTACTCTCATTCCtcatttccttttgcttcttcaaaCGTAGAAGATTCTTCAATCATGTATTAGAActgcaaagaaataaaaatatgtgcTAATGATAATTTAATCTTTATAATGAGTTGACTTGACAATGTTCTTTGGCCTTAATTTGTGACTAGTGCCCATTAGGTGAATCATTTCATACAATTTAGTGTCTGGATTCCGCTTTGTTAGAACGTGTGCAAGATAAAGAAGGATGAATAGCTCTGATAACTTTTCTTCTTGATCTCATGCTCGTCGTTTGAATGCGTAGTGGAAATATTGATTCATACTTGattttgttgaattttgttttaaaattcaaagcatttttttttgaagtatttttagtcccacattgctaagtggagaagcttggaagagcttatataggaagcccttccatccttgcttagcaatgataagaggacctacacgcatgcgcgggccaagcccaaatcgagtggatttggagggttcgagccggaaatccataaaccgggcgtcacgtgctcgattaacgcgcgcagggggggtgcaaatccccagcccgtgggccttgcgctcacgggcggccagTTTGGTTTCCAGCGAAGCAGCGCTTCGGTTCTGTCCGCGTTGCGTGAGGATGCGAAACAACGCATCCGCGCGGGAGAAGAGGTACAGAAGCAAAGTGTGCGTCCCtcctctgcactgcttcaagtgtataaatacacttcctcacttccttctcaattcactctagaaagcaaagcattccttctcccttgctttctacttcttcttccttctttctgagttctgaggcttggttagcgatctgaggttgagtcaaagtgcggcgctcgttttggagtgcacctacgagcgacgcgagcggttgtcggatcttgggaggattttgccggagagcctctgcaccgtgggcggcaatcaattctctaaagacagtcagcacgtccgacgcttcgaccggagatacacaatttcttaacccttactgttattagcgtttattgcatgctcgtcatttattggtgcaattatagattactgcattagtgtaattagttctattacagttattacaattttagagaattgattgtagcatcaataaacatgatgaacgatagggtaacggggtctgatgaggctagcgcccgacccgaaagatttttcgggcaaaacttcagacgttggcaacaacgaatgaaattttggcttactacgctagggctattctccgttatagaaacagaccctccttcacccaatgaagaggaacctgcccgtagtgctaccttagagaggtttaagcaaagggattatctctgccatgggagaatcctatctgccctctcagacgcactatttgatgtgtactgttcaaccgcttcagctaaagagctgtggaaatctttggataaaaaatacaactctgaagattctggtttagaaaagtacactgtggcaaaattcctaaacttcaaaatggttgaaggcaaatctgtgatagagcagacacatgaattccaagtccaaattcatggtcttgctgaaggagatatgccattacctgaaaaatttcaggtcttgtcaatcatcgaaaaattgcctccgagttgggaagattttggcatgactcttaaacatcggagaggtaaaatctctctcgaagatttgatgattgccttaaatatcgaagaagaacatcggaagcacataa
This window of the Zingiber officinale cultivar Zhangliang chromosome 3B, Zo_v1.1, whole genome shotgun sequence genome carries:
- the LOC121968494 gene encoding ribonuclease 3-like protein 2 isoform X2; its protein translation is MEVEAIERLLGGYKFKDRLLLEEAFTHSSVEGQPSYQRLEFVGDAALGLAVTNFVFLTNPTLGPGHLTLLRSANISTEKLARAAVRHGLYSFLRHNSTTLDHVVGEFTAMVMKEAPEDAGRLQHGGYIKAPKVLADIVESFAAAVYIDCHYNLETFWKIFRGLLEPVITEETVEEQPVAALYMLCQKHGRRLDLKNQTEGSLCFVSVLVDEQLVCTAYSQKKATARINAARKALPLLPAVATGDEAAGKKDDSSLCDKNHWAYPANRIVKGESPAHKKEYVCCVQLEIDDNVLVSLGGPKPGVKDSDKSATMKMLSDRLIEGEELRGS
- the LOC121968494 gene encoding ribonuclease 3-like protein 2 isoform X1, with protein sequence MEVEAIERLLGGYKFKDRLLLEEAFTHSSVEGQPSYQRLEFVGDAALGLAVTNFVFLTNPTLGPGHLTLLRSANISTEKLARAAVRHGLYSFLRHNSTTLDHVVRERTLCFSAFLLVTALTLIYFVSDQVGEFTAMVMKEAPEDAGRLQHGGYIKAPKVLADIVESFAAAVYIDCHYNLETFWKIFRGLLEPVITEETVEEQPVAALYMLCQKHGRRLDLKNQTEGSLCFVSVLVDEQLVCTAYSQKKATARINAARKALPLLPAVATGDEAAGKKDDSSLCDKNHWAYPANRIVKGESPAHKKEYVCCVQLEIDDNVLVSLGGPKPGVKDSDKSATMKMLSDRLIEGEELRGS